One genomic region from Eptesicus fuscus isolate TK198812 chromosome 4, DD_ASM_mEF_20220401, whole genome shotgun sequence encodes:
- the CFAP90 gene encoding uncharacterized protein CFAP90, with the protein MEDDEEEEITAASLRCRPPPLPLSALSAFHYVPPRRQDPKEHSYFNRQSQTGIISLYDCIFKRNPGYNQKLHRDDREHAKGLGLHINEEEQERPVGVLMSSVYGKRIHQPVEPLNLEHGRANHLKADFNRKNEIPGFKDPGFGHISPV; encoded by the exons ATGGAGGACGACGAGGAGGAGGAGATCACCGCCGCCTCGCTGCGGTGCAGGCCCCCGCCGCTGCCCCTGTCGGCGCTGTCCGCCTTCCACTACGTCCCGCCGCGGCGCCAGGACCCCAAGGAGCACAGCTACTTCAACCGCCAGAGCCAG ACAGGAATCATTTCCCTCTATGACTGTATTTTTAAGAGGAACCCAGGATATAATCAGAAATTGCACCGAGATGACAGAGAGCATGCGAAGGGCCTGGGACTTCATATTAATGAGGAG GAGCAGGAGAGGCCCGTCGGGGTGCTGATGTCATCTGTCTACGGGAAGCGCATCCACCAGCCAGTGGAGCCTCTGAACCTGGAGCACGGCCGCGCCAACCATTTGAAGGCCGACTTCAACAGGAAGAATGAGATCCCCGGCTTCAAGGATCCTGGCTTTGGGCACATTTCTCCAGTGTGA